Below is a genomic region from Persicimonas caeni.
GCATCGGCACCAAGTCGCAACAAGTACAGATATCCGCTCTTGCTGCTCGTCATGTAGAGAGCGTCACTCGTCGGGGTTTTATGGAACCCCACCCCGGCATTGAGGCTTTCATGAGTCGGATCTGAGTCAGCAAGCCTGACTTCCCCATTGGCGAGCACCAACTGGTGCACCAACTTGCCATTGTCCGCATCGAGGACAACCAAGTTGTGGTTGTGAGGCAAAGCGGCCGCGCGTCCTTCGACGATGTACCGGCGATCAGCTCCCCGCACCAAGGATGCACCTGTGCCAGTGTAGCGACTTCGATTCCGCTCATATATGCTCGAGTTGCTCCAAAGCGGCGCCAGCGTCTCGTCAAATGCATACCAGCGCGCAACGATTCGGGCATCGAGGACCAGTTGTGCACTTCGGCCCTCGCCAGCTGGCCAAGCACTCAAACAACAACTAAAGGGAACGTCGGTCGCAGGTGAATGGAGGGTGCCGTCTGCACCATCAATTGGAACAAGTTCGCCGCGGATCCCAGAGACGATGACAGGCCCCGACTCAGTACGAATCGCCAACGACGGATTGGCGCCGCCGCCAACTGCGCTCGGCAGCTCGAAGGCGCCCGGCCACAAGAGGTCCCCGCTGGCTCCATCAATGGCGACAACGGAGAGGGTGTCGTAGGAGGGCTCATCGATTTGTAAGATGATGTCCGGTACCGAGTCTCCAGATAAATCGGCTACCACCGAGTTCGCCTGCCAGATCGCTTCATAAGTGGGGCTGCGCTCGACGAGTCCCTCTCGAGCCCACAGGACCTGCTCGGTACGCCCATCGATGACGGCAAGATCATCTACATCGGCTCGATAGTCTCGATCCACAACAAGCCAATCGAGGTATCCATCTGAATTGGCGTCGAGAAGTCCCAGTGCTGATGAGGGACGAGTTCGACGTAAAGCCGGCCGTCCGAGATGGGCGCTCGAGAGATCGAAAAACGAGTGCGACCGCGCCAGGCTCAACGCCTGCCCAGAAAGATCCGGCCCGCCTAGAAGTTCGTCGGCTTCCTGAGAAGGAGACACGATAGGCTTTTCTCCGGCAATTTCCCGCAAGGAGCCATCGAGGCGACGCACCGTGCCCGTGTCTGTTTCCACATGAACGAAGAGATTCCTTTCTCCAACGCGCGAGCCCTCGAGTACATCCTGCGCTGAATAGACATACTCCGAAGCCAGAACACCATTCGAGTCAAACGCAAGCAAGCGGTGCTCGGACAGAGTTTGGCCAGCAGCATCACGTTTATCGATGAGATAAAAGTAAGGAGACGAGTTCGCATGGGTTCGTGCTGTACTGAGTGTGGATCCGTTGGCACGCCATTCCATCACGGTAGGCATCAACTCGTCTCCATCTAACTCGTGGAGAATCTCGAGCTTGGACCCCACCACTTGTAGCGCACGCAGTTGGCCAATTTCCTCATCCAAGATCAGCACCCAAGGGCGCTGCCGTTCGTGATGAACCACGCCCACTGGCCGTCCATCAACTCGGTCCAGTACTGCGGCAGAGGCCGGGGTCCGAACAAACGTGGTCCATTTATTCTCTCCTTGGTCATAGAAGGCGTGAATAAACTCCATCGTGCCATTCCCGTCGAGATCGACCAGCGGCTCATTGGGCCACGCATGCCGATCGCGCGAGACATCGTCGACATTCAGGTCCCACAAGATCGCAAGCTCGTCGGGTTCGCCTTCACTGCCGAGGAGCATAGCGCGGCGCGAGTTCTTATCGGGAGGATAGTTGTTGTTGGTAAGAAGCAGAACCTCGTGACGTCCATCGTCATCAATATCTTCGACGAAGAGGCGCGCCACCCCGTAGGGCAACGGGGGCGTAAACTCACCTGTAGCGCCGAGCCAGCGCCCGTCGACCGAGGAATAGACATGAACGTGTGAGGTGCTCGGAGCGAGAATCTCCTTGCGGCCGTCGCCGTCCAAATCGGCCAAGGCCATGCGCCGACCGCAGTGATAGTTGCGGGTATTCTCCTCGAGCCGAAAGAGTTCGACCGGATTATCCGCCTGGGCAAAGGTGTACGCGATACCTCGACCGATGCCTCGGGTGGGGGAGCCACAATCAGCTTCGGCAAAGAAGGCATCCGGCAAGCCGTCTCGATCGAAATCCTCGATCAACACTGAGCCAACCAGACCAAGCTCCGAGAGCGACGATTCCCAGAGAACCTTGCCATCACGACCACGCACCACGGCCACGCCCGCGGGCTGGCCTCGACCGATCAACTCAGGGCGCTGATCTCCATCAAGGTCCACCGGAGCGAGCACACTTCGGAGTCCTCGAGGTGTCGTGACCCATTCACGTCGGCCTTCATGCTCGAAGGCTGTGATGCGCCCTCCACCGAGCAACATGATCTCGGTGCGCGGATCCCCGTCGATCTCAGCTAATGCGACACCTTCGGGAAGTCCGGGCGTCGGTAGGAACCAAGTTGGAGCAAGTGATGGACTCTCCAGTGGCAACTCCGTGCTGCGTTGACGCCAGAAGTTGCCCCCCTGAGACACCCAGCTTTGAGCAGCTGCATCGTGGACGCCGGACAATATGCCGGTTGCGACAAAAAACACCCAGACCAGCTGTCGAAAGAGTCGAACTCCCACCTTCGAGCGCTTACGATGTGCTGGTATGCAACACCACATTTGCATCCACCTCCGGCGAGCGACTCTCGCCGAATCAACGAGCCGGTTCTCTACTGCACCATCTCCCTCCGCACGACGGCGATGATGCGATTTTGGTCGGCCCGAGTGAGAGTCGAGCCGGACGGAAGGCAGAGCCCCTTATCAAACAACTCCTCAGAGACACTGCCGCCGATCATCTCACAATCGGCAAATACCGGCTGCATGTGCATCGGCTTCCACACTGGCCGCGCCTCGATATTCTCGGCTTCGAGCGCCAGACGCACGTCTTCGCGGCTCGCGCCGAACGCATCAGGCTCGATCGTCAGCACGGTCAACCATCGAGAGTGAGTGCCCCAGTCGGCCTCCGGCTGGAACTCGATGCCCGGAAGATCACCCAAGTGCTCGCGGTAGTAATCGAAGGTTGCGCGTCTCGCCTCTACACGCTTCCGTAGAACACGCAGCTGGCCGCGACCAATTCCAGCGAGCACGTTGCTCATCCGATAGTTGTAGCCAATCTCACTGTGCTGATAATGCGGGGCAGGGTCACGCGCCTGGGTCGAGAGCTTGCGCGCATGGTCGATGAGGGCTTTGTCGTCGGAGACCAACATGCCTCCGCCGGAGGTGGTGATGATCTTGTTGCCGTTGAACGAAAAAATGCCTGACTGGCCGAAGGTTCCTGGCGCGCGCCCTTTGTAGGAAGCCCCCAGGGCTTCGGCGGCGTCCTCGATCAACGCCACGTCATACTCGCGACAGACCTGGACAATAGGATCGATGTCGGCGCTCTGGCCGTAGAGGTGAACCAGCACCAACGCCTTTGGGAGTTTTCCGCGCGCGGCGCGTTTCTCAAACGCCTCCCGCACGAGCAACGGGTCCAAGTTCCAGCTCTCCCGCTCACTGTCGACCAGCACCGGCTTGGCATTCTGATAGACGATCGCGTTGACGCTGGCCGCGAAGGTCAACGAGGAGACGAAGACCTCGTCGCCGGCCTCGACGCCGGCTTCGATAAGCGCCAGGTGCAACGCGCCGGTGCCCGAGGAGAGCGCCAAAGCGTGCGCGCTGCCGACCTGCTCGCAGAACTCCTGTTCGAAGGCGTCGACGTTCGGCCCCAGCGGTGCTATCCAGTTGGTGTCGAATGCCTCCTGGACAAACTCTCGCTCGAGTTCGCCCAAGTGAGGAGGAGACAGATAGATACGCTCGCGCTGCTCTGACATAATGACCTCGATTCGGTGCCGGCCTGCGCGGCCGGCTTCTAGCTCAAGTGGAACACCATCGGCCCACGATGTTCAAGTGTTTTCGAAAAATCGCCTATCGCACCACCAAGCGCTGCCTGGACATCGTCGGAAGCGGCGCCGGATTAGCTGTGACCGCTCCGTTGTGGCTGCCGGCGGCAGCGGCCGTTCGGCTTACCATGGGTAGCCCGATTTTCTTTCGCCAGACGCGACCCGGCCTCGGCGGACATCCCTTCGAGATGCTCAAGTTTCGCACGATGCGTGAACCCAAACCCGGTGAGGACCGGTTGAAGTCGGACGCCGACCGGCTAACCCCGGTGGGGGCCTTTCTTCGCGAGACGAGCATCGATGAGTTGCCCACGCTCTTCAACGTGCTCGAGGGCGATATGAGCCTGGTGGGCCCGCGCCCGCTGCTGATGCGCTACCTCGACCGCTACACGCCCGAACAGGCGCGCCGCCACGAGGTCAAACCTGGAGTGACTGGCTGGGCGCAGGTCAACGGGCGCAACG
It encodes:
- a CDS encoding sugar transferase: MFKCFRKIAYRTTKRCLDIVGSGAGLAVTAPLWLPAAAAVRLTMGSPIFFRQTRPGLGGHPFEMLKFRTMREPKPGEDRLKSDADRLTPVGAFLRETSIDELPTLFNVLEGDMSLVGPRPLLMRYLDRYTPEQARRHEVKPGVTGWAQVNGRNALSWEEKFAHDVWYVDHQSLLLDVKILAMTVAKVLAREGIAAEGEATMTEFMGTDA
- a CDS encoding FlgD immunoglobulin-like domain containing protein, encoding MFFVATGILSGVHDAAAQSWVSQGGNFWRQRSTELPLESPSLAPTWFLPTPGLPEGVALAEIDGDPRTEIMLLGGGRITAFEHEGRREWVTTPRGLRSVLAPVDLDGDQRPELIGRGQPAGVAVVRGRDGKVLWESSLSELGLVGSVLIEDFDRDGLPDAFFAEADCGSPTRGIGRGIAYTFAQADNPVELFRLEENTRNYHCGRRMALADLDGDGRKEILAPSTSHVHVYSSVDGRWLGATGEFTPPLPYGVARLFVEDIDDDGRHEVLLLTNNNYPPDKNSRRAMLLGSEGEPDELAILWDLNVDDVSRDRHAWPNEPLVDLDGNGTMEFIHAFYDQGENKWTTFVRTPASAAVLDRVDGRPVGVVHHERQRPWVLILDEEIGQLRALQVVGSKLEILHELDGDELMPTVMEWRANGSTLSTARTHANSSPYFYLIDKRDAAGQTLSEHRLLAFDSNGVLASEYVYSAQDVLEGSRVGERNLFVHVETDTGTVRRLDGSLREIAGEKPIVSPSQEADELLGGPDLSGQALSLARSHSFFDLSSAHLGRPALRRTRPSSALGLLDANSDGYLDWLVVDRDYRADVDDLAVIDGRTEQVLWAREGLVERSPTYEAIWQANSVVADLSGDSVPDIILQIDEPSYDTLSVVAIDGASGDLLWPGAFELPSAVGGGANPSLAIRTESGPVIVSGIRGELVPIDGADGTLHSPATDVPFSCCLSAWPAGEGRSAQLVLDARIVARWYAFDETLAPLWSNSSIYERNRSRYTGTGASLVRGADRRYIVEGRAAALPHNHNLVVLDADNGKLVHQLVLANGEVRLADSDPTHESLNAGVGFHKTPTSDALYMTSSKSGYLYLLRLGADATHPSYPQNIFVRSWNLGVELGDLSALDVDADGFSEVVVPTLDGQAIILDESDVNTALTVRDTDCETDADVDAITFTDQFCASWNLPQRQVDGYVATLVESDSGSPVSEAVDVGNQTNVRFEDIRLLIGHTYHVRVQAYLGEGTDASVSLPYESDGAQVVDPGEAPVIIGPTAEPGAFVVGSGTSTIRATLQDPSPLAAYSVHIRDMAGNLVYGESAQLNTSEFQIELNWDGRAADGSSLPSGLYRVVVEAVDFSGLRAEAETGIELIDFMDIKVPEEPGCACSSSNSSPRSVPASAFALLVLIAVRQWGFRSRQRG
- a CDS encoding DegT/DnrJ/EryC1/StrS family aminotransferase; protein product: MSEQRERIYLSPPHLGELEREFVQEAFDTNWIAPLGPNVDAFEQEFCEQVGSAHALALSSGTGALHLALIEAGVEAGDEVFVSSLTFAASVNAIVYQNAKPVLVDSERESWNLDPLLVREAFEKRAARGKLPKALVLVHLYGQSADIDPIVQVCREYDVALIEDAAEALGASYKGRAPGTFGQSGIFSFNGNKIITTSGGGMLVSDDKALIDHARKLSTQARDPAPHYQHSEIGYNYRMSNVLAGIGRGQLRVLRKRVEARRATFDYYREHLGDLPGIEFQPEADWGTHSRWLTVLTIEPDAFGASREDVRLALEAENIEARPVWKPMHMQPVFADCEMIGGSVSEELFDKGLCLPSGSTLTRADQNRIIAVVRREMVQ